A genomic stretch from Primulina huaijiensis isolate GDHJ02 chromosome 14, ASM1229523v2, whole genome shotgun sequence includes:
- the LOC140956979 gene encoding kinesin-like protein KIN-7F has protein sequence MGAIGAEDLMNWEKLQGMGNGSDEKILVLVRLRPLNEKEIARNEVADWECINSTTILYRNSLQERSGLPTAYSFDRVFRGDCTTREVYEEGTKDVALSVVGGINSTIFAYGQTSSGKTYTMNGITEYTVADIYDYIHKHVERAFVLKFAAMEIYNEVVRDLLNTDNSPLRILDDPEKGTVIEKLTEETLRDWNHLKELLSICEAQRQIGETSLNETSSRSHQILRLTIESSAREFLGKGNSTTLAASVNFVDLAGSERASQALSVGQRLKEGCHINRSLLTLGTVIRKLSKGRHGHVNYRDSKLTRILQSALGGNARTAIICTLTPARSHVEQSRNTLLFATCAKEVSTNAQVNVVMSDKALVKQLQKEVARLESELKSPGSTCDHAALLRKKDVQIEKLEKEIRELKKEQDLAHSRIEELLRIVENNVGSQKLIGIQSVDSEFERTGMSDPILSESSEDHSLSDAVSDSSKGIDESMTGIGEYSDDMCKEVGCIEMAGSEQDEMYESLRHSSNGENRERTPNMWQPRYETIIAQETAGASPTGISDAKSGYSFGLLEQKFQDLQKTIDSLVMPYPDSSSPGATSTSLTGSGKLKMTQSRSVRANLMVGSPDFEMPEQSESTPPTVLENTFTGRPEGAFQRKHWKIPPVIYGASNETLSRNDSLSSHSGSFIDETNYKNAQGDEDIPTLGSFVAGLKEMAKLQYENQSMNQVEEIGKITEKNARDAAFDPVQDWSLKFEKLQKLIIELWQACNVSLVHRTYFILLIKDDFTDSIYMEVEHRRLSFLRETFSRGSSTVHDGRTLTLGSSKKALRREREMLSRLMHKRYAENERRKMYNEWGISVNSKQRRLQLIHLLWSDPENMDHITKSAAIIAKLIGFSQHGQAHKEMFGLSFAPPRMARRSFSWKNSFVELFP, from the exons ATGGGGGCAATTGGTGCAGAAGATTTAATGAATTGGGAGAAGCTACAAGGCATGGGGAACGGAAGTGATGAGAAGATTCTTGTGTTGGTGAGGTTAAGGCCTTTGAATGAGAAGGAGATTGCACGAAACGAAGTTGCGGATTGGGAATGCATCAACTCGACCACCATTTTGTACCGGAACAGCCTCCAGGAGCGGTCTGGACTTCCTACAGCTTACTCATTTG ATCGGGTATTTAGGGGTGACTGCACAACCAGGGAAGTGTATGAAGAAGGAACAAAAGACGTTGCTCTTTCTGTGGTTGGTGGTATCAACT CAACGATTTTTGCATATGGTCAGACAAGCAGCGGGAAGACATATACAATGAATGGTATTACAGAGTATACAGTAGCTGATATTTATGATTATATACATAAG CATGTAGAAAGAGCATTTGTGTTAAAGTTTGCTGCAATGGAGATTTATAACGAAGTTGTTAGAGACCTCCTGAACACAGATAATTCTCCATTAAGAATACTTGATGATCCAGAG AAGGGAACTGTTATAGAGAAACTCACAGAAGAAACTTTGAGGGATTGGAATCACCTCAAGGAGTTGCTATCCATCTGCGAAG CACAAAGACAGATTGGAGAGACCTCATTGAATGAAACAAGCTCTAGATCCCATCAAATTCTTAGACTG ACAATTGAAAGTTCCGCTCGTGAGTTTTTAGGGAAAGGCAACTCAACAACCCTTGCTGCTAGTGTG AATTTTGTTGACCTGGCAGGCAGTGAGCGCGCATCTCAAGCATTATCAGTTGGGCAAAGGCTGAAAGAAGGCTGTCATATAAATCGTAGTTTACTGACACTAGGGACTGTAATCCGAAAGCTTAG CAAAGGAAGACATGGACACGTCAATTATAGAGATTCAAAGCTTACACGGATTCTGCAGTCTGCCCTGGGAGGCAATGCGAGAACTGCGATCATTTGCACCTTGACCCCTGCCAGAAGCCATGTTGAGCAATCAAGGAATACCCTTTTATTTGCAACCTGTGCAAAGGAAGTATCAACTAACGCACAGGTCAATGTTGTGATGTCTGATAAGGCTTTGGTAAAACAACTTCAGAAAGAAGTAGCTAGGCTGGAGAGTGAGTTAAAAAGTCCAGGATCAACGTGTGATCACGCAGCATTGTTGAGAAAAAAAGATGTGCAGATTGAAAAG TTGGAGAAAGAGATTAGAGAGCTGAAGAAGGAACAAGATCTTGCTCATTCTCGGATTGAGGAATTACTACGAATTGTCGAAAACAACGTGGGTTCACAAAAACTCATTGGTATTCAATCTGTTGATTCGGAGTTTGAACGTACGGGGATGTCAGATCCAATACTTTCAGAAAGCAGTGAGGATCATTCTTTATCTGATGCTGTATCTGATTCAAGTAAAGGAATAGATGAATCTATGACAGGGATTGGAGAATATTCTGATGACATGTGTAAGGAAGTTGGATGCATCGAGATGGCTGGATCTGAACAAGATGAAATGTACGAGTCATTGCGCCACTCATCAAATGGTGAAAACAGAGAAAGAACGCCGAATATGTGGCAGCCTAGGTATGAGACCATCATTGCACAGGAGACCGCAGGAGCATCACCCACCGGAATTAGTGACGCCAAGAGTGGATATTCTTTTGGTTTACTAGAGCAGAAATTTCAAGATTTGCAGAAGACCATTGATTCCCTAGTCATGCCTTACCCCGATTCATCTTCTCCTGGGGCCACATCAACCAGTTTGACTGGTTCTGGAAAATTAAAAATGACACAAAGCCGAAGTGTTAGAGCTAACTTAATGGTTGGTTCACCAGACTTCGAGATGCCTGAACAAAGTGAAAGCACACCACCAACAGTGTTGGAGAATACTTTCACCGGAAGACCAGAAGGTGCCTTCCAAAGAAAGCACTGGAAAATTCCTCCTGTTATTTATGGTGCAAGTAACGAGACATTGTCCAGAAATGATTCTCTATCCTCACACTCTGGTAGTTTCATAGATGAAACAAACTATAAGAATGCCCAAGGGGATGAGGACATTCCCACTCTTGGTTCGTTTGTTGCTGGACTCAAGGAGATGGCAAAGCTTCAGTATGAAAATCAATCCATGAATCAG GTTGAAGAGATAGGAAAGATAACTGAAAAGAATGCCAGGGATGCTGCCTTTGACCCAGTGCAAGATTGGTCCTTGAAATTTGAGAAGCTGCAGAAATTGATTATTGAACTATGGCAGGCTTGCAATGTGTCATTAGTCCATCGGACATACTTCATCCTCCTTATTAAAGACGACTTCACAGATTCCATTTACATGGAGGTAGAGCATAGGAGACTATCCTTCCTCAGGGAGACTTTTTCTCGGGGTAGTTCAACGGTGCATGATGGCCGAACTCTGACACTAGGATCAAG CAAGAAAGCTCTTCGACGTGAAAGAGAGATGCTGAGCAGGCTTATGCATAAAAGGTACGCTGAAAATGAAAgaaggaagatgtacaatgagtGGGGAATCAGTGTGAATTCAAAACAAAGGAGGTTGCAGCTCATTCACCTCTTATGGAGTGACCCTGAAAATATGGACCATATCACCAAGAGTGCTGCCATCATTGCGAAGCTGATTGGCTTCTCGCAGCATGGACAAGCCCACAAGGAGATGTTTGGACTTAGCTTCGCGCCTCCACGAATGGCCAGAAGATCGTTTAGCTGGAAAAACA GTTTTGTTGAGCTTTTTCCATGA
- the LOC140957346 gene encoding zinc finger CCCH domain-containing protein 19-like, with protein sequence MEEGNLGIVETKIEEKCELFPVLGGLNVNVGGEITEMKSLEEVAAEDGEQQVVLENHLTAESEIMEEAVAVAEVDEPLKVGEHVLEMKSEQVCERVDDVNVGKDVTCAGDAQPFSGWQAEAIGDEISVDQRVGMKEDEKVMAVVDSKVEAIVTDVAETVSCPESQTSGSGDDLLEDREGTEPWNDKSGKELEGKMSEGEKFTEPGLAEVDSLTLENDPDLMVASDANDVEKIDLAANCLGVETAEKSSDVEEEKVSSLVTEETHIADVKTGMELITEVSPDILDARENVQVHELGDMEYAGVDARDELAKSKELTAEEDMMYDTKMLEVENTSVEVEKDFKLDVCATVVENRDDIMVHEDLAAGNCRIETVEGLDSDIRNVVAEVHMEDAEVKTGTAVDVVADEIACEDTKFETKITSSSTCDPCEGMNDSSTAVLDENNDTPTAEEEIRTRDTEMETETDVAESGNAFGGKRKRGKVSKSPLVSKYAGKASSRKTAEEDVCFICFDGGELVLCDRRGCPKAYHPTCVNRDEAFFRSKGRWNCGWHMCSICEKNALFMCYTCTFSLCKKCSKDAVILCVRGNKGFCETCMKTVMLIENVEQENNDALTSFDDKGSWEYLFKDYYTELKSKLSLSSVEVTEAKNPWKGKDTLSGPSKQESSDAQANGIDEGSGSEESVENLKIIKSKSKRKGKKSKSLTKEKNLVRAGVATGGKGVASSANSEWASKELLEFVSHMKNGDASVLSQFDVQGLLLEYIKSNKLRDPRRKSQIICDARLEVLFGKPRVGHFEMLKLLESHFLLRDEQNDDVEGSIVDTENNQLDMAGNTDHLTKGVKDRKHKTRKKGGLRGPQSNLDDYAAIDMHNISLIYLRRKLMEDLLEDVEKYHDKVIGMFVRIRISSSSQKQDLYRLVQVVGTSKAAEPYKIGKKTTNIVLEILNLDKTEVTSIDTISNQDFTEEECKRLRQSIKCGLISRLTVGEILDKTMEIQEARVNDWLESETLRLSHLRDRASDLGRRKELRECVEKLQVLKTPEERRRKLKEIPEIHADPKMDPSYESDENDLETKDSRRDDFLRSRGSSFSRRESGLISPGNDNSVRGGAEKVSSKDRELSRNLSGNNFSGNATHIGEMVNEISWNLEARKDAQDSKYLENLSSNSASSDRGKRNVSRSESLAGVSSVTSEASLSVRIAETSTIINETEKMWHYQDPSGKVQGPFSMTQLRKWSNTGYFPTDLKIWKITDKQEDSILMADALEGKFKKEKPVVDNVFPSADTLQSLPISASHFDRASGTSLLNLKNRTSFDQSPVSHTKSSSEKWIGNDITNLPSPTPKQSNAAWTGEEGGVLISANPSRSVERTNIGTLSVADASVLNTIVQSSTAFSPTPNSQQVFQVGFQSTTTSEGGIPQRESVPHAIQMHGHHSTMVHQVVSQSPSTETQVMGGSAQPQPQPPNYGWVAPNMQNYAANFSNLNTNAASQPEYKRPAQSIQPNIYPPAVPDGTNSGWGTPHANASIGWGDPSPANTNMYRGPPMQPTVNTNSGWIAPTGNAGANIPGPVQALGPGWVAPPVPVPVQGSIPGNGWGPPSANLGAPAPVQGSARGNTNQGWGAAPQGNQGLWVGQQNYGSDQFSGHHNDQGRDPGFVGGRPWKRQSSYGGGGPRGSFNKREMMCPYYANGRCRKGAHCDLRHN encoded by the exons ATGGAAGAGGGAAATTTGGGAATTGTAGAGACCAAGATTGAAGAAAAATGCGAACTTTTTCCTGTATTGGGTGGATTGAATGTGAATGTCGGCGGAGAAATCACTGAAATGAAGTCTTTAGAGGAGGTGGCAGCCGAAGATGGAGAACAACAGGTTGTTTTGGAGAATCATTTGACGGCAGAGTCGGAAATCATGGAGGAGGCGGTAGCGGTGGCTGAGGTGGACGAGCCACTTAAGGTTGGGGAACATGTACTAGAAATGAAATCTGAGCAAGTATGTGAGAGAGTGGACGATGTGAACGTGGGAAAGGATGTAACTTGTGCAGGGGATGCGCAACCGTTTTCTGGGTGGCAGGCGGAGGCGATAGGGGACGAAATTTCCGTGGACCAACGGGTCGGAATGAAAGAAGATGAAAAAGTTATGGCTGTAGTTGATTCCAAGGTGGAAGCAATTGTTACTGACGTAGCCGAAACTGTTTCGTGTCCCGAGTCCCAGACGTCTGGGAGCGGCGATGATTTGCTAGAAGATAGGGAGGGGACGGAACCATGGAATGATAAATCAGGAAAGGAGTTGGAGGGGAAGATGAGTGAAGGAGAGAAGTTTACAGAACCGGGACTAGCGGAGGTGGATAGTCTGACGTTAGAAAATGATCCGGATTTGATGGTGGCAAGTGACGCAAATGATGTGGAGAAGATTGATTTAGCTGCCAATTGTTTGGGAGTTGAGACAGCCGAAAAATCTTCTGATGTTGAAGAGGAAAAGGTTAGCTCCTTGGTCACCGAGGAAACACATATCGCAGATGTTAAAACAGGTATGGAGCTAATAACTGAGGTGAGCCCAGATATACTTGATGCCAGAGAAAATGTGCAGGTTCATGAACTAGGTGATATGGAATATGCTGGTGTTGATGCTAGAGATGAGCTTGCCAAGAGTAAAGAGTTAACTGCGGAGGAGGATATGATGTATGATACGAAGATGCTGGAAGTTGAGAACACGAGTGTGGAAGTTGAAAAGGATTTCAAGTTAGATGTGTGCGCGACTGTGGTGGAAAATAGGGATGACATAATGGTACACGAGGATCTTGCTGCAGGAAACTGTAGAATTGAAACAGTGGAGGGATTGGATTCAGACATTAGGAATGTCGTAGCTGAGGTTCATATGGAAGATGCTGAAGTGAAAACAGGGACAGCAGTGGATGTGGTGGCTGATGAAATTGCATGCGAAGACACAAAGTTTGAGACAAAGATAACTAGTAGCTCCACGTGTGATCCTTGTGAGGGGATGAATGATTCGTCAACTGCAGTACTGGATGAAAACAATGATACACCTACTGCCGAGGAGGAGATAAGAACTCGAGACACTGAAATGGAGACAGAAACAGATGTGGCTGAATCCGGGAATGCATTCGGAGGGAAGCGGAAGAGAGGAAAGGTTTCTAAAAGTCCATTGGTTTCTAAATACGCTGGAAAGGCCTCATCTAGGAAGACAGCTGAAGAAGACGTTTGCTTCATTTGCTTTGATGGTGGGGAGCTCGTGTTGTGTGATCGGAG AGGTTGCCCAAAGGCATATCATCCAACCTGTGTTAATCGAGACGAAGCTTTTTTCAGGTCGAAGGGTCGATGGAACTGTG GCTGGCATATGTGTAGCATTTGCGAGAAGAATGCCCTCTTTATGTGCTATACATGTACATTCTCATTGTGCAAGAAATGTAGTAAAGATGCGGTTATCTTATGTGTCAGAGGAAATAAAGGTTTTTGCGAGACCTGCATGAAAACCGTCATGCTAATTGAGAACGTTGAACAGGAAAACAATGAT GCTCTAACAAGTTTCGATGATAAAGGTAGCTGGGAGTATCTCTTCAAGGATTACTACACCGAATTGAAATCTAAGCTATCACTTTCATCGGTTGAGGTCACAGAGGCTAAAAACCCATGGAAGGGAAAGGATACGTTGTCTGGTCCCAGTAAACAAGAATCATCGGATGCTCAGGCTAATGGCATTGATGAAGGATCTGGTTCAGAAGAGTCTGTTGAGAatctgaaaattattaaatctaAAAGTAAAAGGAAAGGGAAAAAATCGAAATCCCTCACCAAAGAAAAGAATTTGGTGAGGGCTGGTGTTGCAACTGGGGGCAAAGGTGTTGCATCATCAGCCAACTCTGAGTGGGCATCAAAAGAGCTACTTGAATTTGTTTCACACATGAAAAATGGTGACGCATCTGTGCTCTCCCAGTTTGATGTACAAGGTCTTTTGCTTGAGTATATAAAAAGTAACAAACTACGTGATCCTCGCCGGAAAAGTCAAATCATATGTGATGCAAGACTCGAAGTTTTATTTGGGAAACCTCGAGTTGGGCATTTTGAAATGTTAAAACTTCTGGAATCTCACTTTCTTCTTAGAGATGAGCAGAATGATGATGTTGAAGGAAGTATTGTTGACACCGAAAATAACCAGTTAGATATGGCAGGCAATACTGACCATCTGACCAAGGGTGTGAAAGATAGGAAACACAAAACACGCAAAAAAGGCGGTCTTCGGGGGCCACAGTCTAATCTTGATGATTATGCAGCTATTGACATGCACAACATTAGCTTAATTTACCTGCGAAGAAAATTGATGGAGGACTTGCTTGAGGATGTGGAGAAGTATCATGATAAGGTTATCGGGATGTTTGTTCGGATAAGGATTTCCAGTAGTAGTCAAAAACAAGACTTGTACAGATTAGTCCAAGTTGTAG GCACGAGCAAGGCAGCAGAACCATACAAAATTGGTAAAAAGACCACCAACATTGTGTTGGAGATACTAAATCTAGACAAGACCGAAGTCACATCAATTGATACAATCTCAAATCAGGATTTCACTGAG GAGGAATGCAAACGCCTGCGCCAGAGTATCAAGTGTGGACTGATCAGTAGGCTGACTGTG GGTGAAATTCTTGACAAGACCATGGAAATTCAGGAGGCCAGAGTTAATGAT TGGCTGGAGTCAGAGACTTTGCGGCTCAGTCATCTCCGTGATCGAGCAAGTGATTTAGGACGTCGGAAAGA GCTCAGAGAGTGTGTGGAAAAGTTACAGGTTTTGAAGACCCCTGAAGAGCGTCGTCGCAAACTGAAGGAAATTCCTGAGATACATGCTGATCCGAAGATGGATCCAAGTTATGAATCTGACGAGAATGACCTTGAAACTAAAGATAGTAGACGAG ATGATTTCTTGAGATCTAGAGGTTCCAGTTTTAGCAGGAGAGAAAGCGGCCTTATCTCTCCTGGAAATGACAATTCTGTAAGGGGTGGTGCAGAAAAAGTTTCAAGCAAGGACAGGGAATTGAGTAGAAATCTGTCTGGTAATAATTTTTCTGGCAATGCTACTCATATTGGTGAGATGGTAAACGAAATTTCTTGGAATTTAGAAGCCCGAAAAGATGCACAAGATTCCAAATATTTGGAGAACCTGAGTTCTAATTCTGCCTCTTCTGACAGAGGCAAGCGCAATGTGTCCCGAAGTGAATCACTTGCTGGTGTTTCATCAGTAACCTCAGAAGCATCTCTCTCAGTCAGGATTGCGGAAACTTCAACTATAATAAATGAAACAGAAAAGATGTGGCATTATCAAGATCCTTCAGGAAAAGTTCAAGGGCCCTTTTCTATGACGCAATTACGTAAATGGAGCAACACAGGTTACTTTCCTACTGATCTGAAGATCTGGAAAATTACAGATAAGCAAGAAGATTCCATACTTATGGCTGATGCGCTGGAAGGTAAGTTCAAGAAAGAGAAACCAGTTGTTGACAATGTTTTTCCATCAGCTGATACCCTCCAGAGTCTACCCATCTCGGCCAGCCATTTTGATCGGGCTTCTGGAACATCCTTACTCAATCTTAAGAATAGAACTAGTTTCGATCAAAGTCCCGTGTCACACACAAAATCGTCTTCTGAAAAATGGATTGGAAATGATATAACCAACTTACCATCTCCTACTCCTAAACAAAGTAATGCAGCATGGACCGGAGAAGAAGGTGGCGTTCTCATCAGTGCTAATCCATCGCGTAGTGTTGAGAGAACTAATATTGGGACGCTTTCTGTTGCCGATGCATCGGTTTTGAATACTATTGTCCAGTCTAGCACCGCTTTTAGCCCAACACCTAATTCACAACAAGTATTTCAGGTTGGTTTTCAGTCGACCACCACAAGCGAAGGGGGAATACCACAAAGAGAGAGTGTACCGCATGCGATACAGATGCATGGCCATCACTCGACCATGGTCCACCAAGTTGTCAGTCAAAGTCCTTCAACTGAAACTCAGGTTATGGGTGGCTCAGCCCAGCCTCAGCCTCAGCCTCCTAATTATGGTTGGGTTGCGCCGAACATGCAGAATTATGCCGCAAATTTCTCAAATTTAAATACCAATGCTGCATCTCAACCTGAATATAAGAGACCAGCTCAAAGTATTCAACCGAACATATATCCTCCTGCCGTGCCCGATGGTACTAACTCTGGCTGGGGTACTCCACATGCGAACGCTAGCATAGGATGGGGGGATCCCTCACCGGCAAACACAAATATGTACAGGGGACCACCTATGCAACCCACAGTCAATACAAATTCCGGGTGGATTGCTCCCACTGGAAATGCAGGGGCTAATATTCCAGGACCCGTGCAGGCTCTGGGTCCCGGTTGGGTTGCTCCGCCGGTTCCCGTTCCGGTTCAAGGTTCAATACCTGGGAATGGGTGGGGCCCACCGAGTGCTAATCTGGGAGCACCTGCTCCTGTTCAAGGGTCTGCACGAGGAAATACAAACCAAGGATGGGGTGCTGCACCGCAAGGGAACCAGGGTTTGTGGGTAGGCCAACAGAACTACGGTAGTGATCAGTTTTCGGGACATCATAATGATCAGGGTCGAGATCCTGGTTTCGTTGGTGGCAGACCTTGGAAGAGGCAGTCGTCATACGGTGGTGGAGGCCCCAGAGGTTCTTTTAATAAGCGAGAAATGATGTGTCCATACTACGCGAATGGTCGATGTAGGAAGGGAGCACATTGCGATCTTCGGCATAACTAA
- the LOC140958063 gene encoding uncharacterized protein, whose product MNPPEFVGSPDPLVALEWVKSLEAIFDYLKFNDRDKVSCAVFMLVKAARIWWEATKVRVTVRELKWDEFKELFYVKYFSREVRAKKVKEFLELRQAAMTVNEYTFKFEEGCVFVLFIAENDKDKGEHFLRGLRSEIRRDVHLAKVVAYQDIVERALLAELDEQEIEKERQLRRER is encoded by the exons ATGAACCCTCCCGAATTTGTTGGCAGTCCTGATCCACTGGTAGCTCTTGAGTGGGTCAAGTCACTGGAGGCCATCTTTGATTACCTTAAGTTCAATGATAGAGACAAGGTGAGCTGTGCAGTCTTTATGTTGGTCAAAGCAGCACGtatttggtgggaagccacCAAAGTTAGAGTTACTGTTCGTGAATTAAAGTGGGATGAATTCAAGGAGCTATTCtatgtcaaatatttttcacgagAGGTTAGAGCTAAGAAAGTGAAAGAATTTCTCGAGTTGCGACAAGCTGCCATGACTGTCAATGAATATACTTTCAAATTTGAAGAAGGATGTGTCTTCGTTCTTTTTATTGCCGAGaatgataaagataaaggaGAGCACTTTCTTCGCGGTTTGAGATCCGAGATTCGAAGAGATGTTCACTTGGCTAAAGTGGTGGCATACCAAGACATTGTTGAGAGAGCACTATTAGCCGAACTTGATGAACAAGAGATTGAGAAGGAACGGCAGTTGAGAAG GGAAAGGTAA